In Castanea sativa cultivar Marrone di Chiusa Pesio chromosome 6, ASM4071231v1, a single window of DNA contains:
- the LOC142641065 gene encoding uncharacterized protein LOC142641065 gives MNRRIRASTKPFSSSSPTRSEPFHKYLKPGALAQIRDSRISAHRTHRVNSLYLLSSSSSISLHRTTPPSSPPSSNAAAQQTPVTAAFTDGIPCFSGRIYGPRCPQRKKLVAAKSVLFLNPIPNSVQDSPDSVIDSFSNDILLAH, from the coding sequence ATGAACCGTAGAATCAGAGCATCTACCAAACCCTTCTCCTCTTCCTCACCAACCAGATCCGAGCCTTTCCACAAGTACCTTAAACCCGGCGCCCTTGCCCAAATCCGCGACTCCCGAATCAGCGCCCACCGGACTCACCGAGTCAACTCGCTCTACCtcctctcctcctcctcctcgaTCTCTCTCCACCGCACCACCCCGCCGTCATCTCCACCGTCCTCCAACGCCGCCGCTCAACAAACTCCGGTCACCGCCGCCTTCACCGACGGTATCCCCTGCTTCTCCGGCAGGATCTACGGCCCGCGCTGCCCCCAGAGGAAGAAGCTCGTGGCGGCTAAGTCTGTGCTTTTCCTCAACCCGATCCCTAACTCGGTCCAGGACTCGCCCGATTCGGTCATCGATTCGTTCAGTAATGACATTCTCCTCGCTCACTGA